The following coding sequences lie in one Megalodesulfovibrio gigas DSM 1382 = ATCC 19364 genomic window:
- a CDS encoding PHP domain-containing protein yields MRLDCHAHTRRFSACSSLAPEELCRLALARGLDAVVFTEHHHQWSREDLIFLEAAHPPLRLYAGMELTLAEHYDVVLIAPPALLTEHCPGRPGLSLAEVARGLAPVRSQVFAFVAHPFRYSCDIPNELMDILHWVDGVEVNSVNLLKYNHTLHQGFVAPTNWACYTHALRLVPRIALYNTDCHHPPGVGVLANELPAPPPEDEAALVQLLRTTPIAQWQHATALRAMLDPD; encoded by the coding sequence ATGCGACTGGATTGCCACGCCCACACCCGGCGGTTTTCCGCCTGTTCGTCCCTGGCCCCGGAGGAACTCTGCCGCCTGGCCCTGGCCCGCGGGCTGGATGCAGTGGTGTTCACCGAACATCATCATCAATGGAGCCGGGAGGATCTGATCTTTCTGGAAGCGGCCCACCCGCCCCTGCGGCTGTATGCCGGCATGGAACTGACTCTGGCCGAGCACTATGACGTGGTGCTCATCGCCCCGCCGGCATTGCTGACGGAGCACTGCCCGGGCCGTCCGGGCCTGTCCCTGGCCGAGGTGGCCCGCGGGCTGGCCCCGGTGCGCAGCCAGGTATTCGCCTTTGTGGCGCACCCGTTCCGCTATTCGTGCGATATTCCGAACGAACTCATGGATATTCTGCACTGGGTGGACGGCGTGGAAGTGAATTCCGTCAACCTGCTCAAGTACAATCACACCCTGCACCAGGGGTTTGTGGCGCCCACAAACTGGGCTTGCTACACGCATGCCCTGCGGCTCGTGCCGCGGATAGCCTTGTATAATACCGATTGCCATCATCCACCCGGGGTGGGCGTGCTGGCCAACGAGCTGCCCGCTCCGCCTCCGGAAGACGAAGCCGCCCTGGTGCAACTGCTGCGCACCACCCCCATTGCCCAATGGCAACACGCCACGGCCCTGCGCGCCATGCTGGACCCGGACTAG